One Oncorhynchus keta strain PuntledgeMale-10-30-2019 unplaced genomic scaffold, Oket_V2 Un_contig_2918_pilon_pilon, whole genome shotgun sequence DNA segment encodes these proteins:
- the LOC127923294 gene encoding ras-related protein Rab-34-like, whose protein sequence is MYSDPVIVEVLRPRVIVEVLRPRVIVEVLRSRVIVEVLRSRVIVEVLRSRVIVEVLRSRVIVEVLRSRVIVEVLRSRVIVEVLRSRVIVEVLRSRVIVEVLRSRVIVEVFRSRVIVEVFRSRVIVEVLRSRVIVEKKLTSVGVAFGPEQGHWVAV, encoded by the exons ATGTATTCAGATCCAGTCATCGTGGAGGTACTCAGACCCAGAGTCATCGTGGAGGTACTCAGACCCAGAGTCATCgtggaggtactcagatccagagtcatcgtggaggtactcagatccagagtcatcgtggaggtactcagatccagagtcatcgtggaggtactcagatccagagtcatcgtggaggtactcagatccagagtcATCGTGGAG gtactcagatccagagtcatcgtggaggtactcagatccagagtcATCGTGGAG gtactcagatccagagtcatcgtggaggtactcagatccagagtcatcgtggaggtattcagatccagagtcatcgtggaggtattcagatccagagtcatcgtggaggtactcagatccagagtcATCGTGGAGAAGAAACTAACGTCTGTGGGCGTGGCGTTTGGACCGGAGCAAGGACATTGGGTAGCCGTCTGA